A window of Thermococcus sp. LS1 genomic DNA:
AGCAAATCGTTCACGTTCATGGCTATCATGTCTATTCCTATGGTGTCGAACTTTCCAACGTCCTCAGCAACGAGCACCTTTGTGCCAACTCCGTCCGTGGTCATGGCGAGGTAAAAGCTTCCGAAGTCCATCAAGGCTGCGTAGTGGCCGAGATCTTCGGCCGGCTCACCGATTTTACCCTTCCTGAACTCGAAGGTCTTCTTTGCGAGTGAGATTATTCCCTTCAGGGCCTTTGAGGTCTTTTCGTCATCAACTCCTGCTTGGGCATAGGTCAGCATGAGCATCACCACTGGCTGGTTCGCGGAAGAGCTTAAAAAATTTGCCATTTTTTTGCTTAAAAAGGCTTAAATACTTGCAAATTTTAACATTTTAACGTCAAACCTTGAGGTGATTTTCATGGTGAAGCTTAGGGATGAGCTTGGAACCGCCATGACGGATTCTGCCCAGAAGATACTTCTCCTCGGTAGCGGCGAGCTCGGGAAGGAGATAGCTATAGAGGCCCAGCGCCTGGGCGTTGAGGTCATAGCCGTTGACCGCTACGCCAACGCCCCTGCTATGCAGGTTGCTCACCGCTCTTATGTGGGCAACATGAAGGACAAGGACTTCTTGTGGAGTGTCGTGGAGAGGGAGAAGCCTGACGCAATAATCCCCGAGATTGAAGCCATAAACTTGGATGCGCTCTTTGAGATTGAAAATGAAGGCTATTTTGTTGTCCCAAACGCCAAAGCAACGTGGATAGCCATGCACCGTGAGAGGACAAGGGAGACTTTAGCGAAGGAAGCTAAGGTTCCAACCTCGTGCTATGCCTACGCGACAACGCTCGATGAGCTCTACGAGGCCTGCGAGAAGATAGGCTACCCCTGCCACACCAAGGCCATAATGAGTTCTTCTGGAAAAGGCTCCTACTTCGTTAAGGGCCCCGAAGACGTTCCGAAGGCCTGGGAGGAGGCCAAGAAGAAAGCCCGCGGTAGTTCGGACAAGATAATCGTTGAAGAACACATTGACTTCGACGTCGAGATAACCGAGCTGGCTGTGAGGCACTTTGACGAGAACGGTGAAATAGTTACCACCTTCCCCAAACCGGTTGGCCACTACCAGATCGACGGTGACTACCACGCCAGCTGGCAGCCGGCGGAGATAAGCGAGAAGGCCGAGCGCGAGGTTTACAGGATAGCCAAGCGCATCACAGATGTCCTCGGCGGCCTCGGCCTCTTCGGCGTTGAGATGTTTGTCAAGGGCGATAAAGTCTGGGCCAACGAGGTCTCCCCGAGGCCCCACGACACAGGTATGGTAACGCTCGCCTCCCATCCGTCCGGCTTCTCGGAGTTCGGCCTCCACCTGAGGGCAGTTCTTGGCCTCCCGATACCGGGCGAATGGGTCGATGGGTACAGACTCTTCCCGATGCTTACTCCAGCCGCAACCCACGTCATCAAGGCCAACGTCTCGGGGTTCTCCCCGCGCTTTAGAGGGCTGACTAAGGCGTTAAGTGTGCCCAACACAACTATAAGGCTCTTTGGAAAGCCCGGGGCTTACCCTGGAAGGCGCCTGGGTATTGCCTTGGCCTGGGGCAGGGATGTTCAGGAAGCGAAGAAGAGGGCTGAGAGGGTCGCCCACATGGTGGAACTGAGAACCAGGAGCGCCGACTGGCACTCCCAGGACTACGAGAGGAGGAAGCACCTCCTATGATTAACATTTTGTTACAGTTCGACGGAAGAAGCAAAGATTTAAAAGGATTTTGATGTTCCATAGAGTAAGCTAAAATAAGCGAAAACTTGCTAAAATAATGTGGGGTGAAATAAGCCCGCTCTAAACTGCGGGCCTACGCCCGCATCTTCTCCCTGTACTCTTTCAGCTTCCTTCTCAAGTCTTCGTCTTTCAGTGCCAGAATCTCAATCGCGAGCAGAGCAGCGTTCTTGCCGTTGTCTATGCCAACGGTGGCGACGGGAACGCCCGGTGGGAGCTGGGCGATGCTGAGCAGTGCATCGAGGCCGCCCAGTTTGGCCGAAACGGGGACACCTATGACCGGCTTAACCGTGTGGGCGGCTATGACGCCCGGCAGGGCCGCACTCAGGCCTGCTATCGCTATGAAAACATCATAGTCCTTCTTTGCCAACTCCTCGACCTTTTTTGGGTTCCTGTGGGCTGAAGCAACCTCGAGATCGTATTCAACGCCGAACTCCTCTAGGACCGCGGTAACTTTCTCTGCTATATGCAAGTCGCTCCTGCTGCCCATAACAACGAGCACCTTCATGGTCTTCACCGGAGTTCGTTCGTCGTTGACCTTTATAAATTTTGCCGTTTTTGTGTAAAAACAAAGCTTAAAAACTGAAGTTTTTGACAAGTTTATGGTGAATATCATGAAGGTTCTGCTTGTTGGTGGCGGCGGTAGGGAGAACGCCATAGGTGAGGCTCTTGTAATGGCCGGGGCCGAGCTCTACGTTGTCTCAAAGCATGTTAATCCCGGACTTAAGAGGCTTGCGAAGGAGTACAGCCTGGCGAAGGAGACCGACGTTCCCAAGGTTCTCGAGTATGCAGAGAGGTGGGGAGTCGAGCTCGCTTTCATCGGTCCCGAGGCCCCTCTCGAAGCCGGTATCGTGGATGTTCTGGAGGAAAACGGCATCCCAACTGTTGGGCCGAGTAAGGAGGCTGCCAAGCTCGAAACCAACAAGGCCTTTGCCCGTGCGCTGATGGAGAAGCACAAAATCCCTGGAAGGAAGCTCTTCAGGGTCTTTGAGGACGTTGCCGAGATGAAATCCTGGATAGACGACTTCGGGAGGCCGGTCGTTGTTAAACCCCTCGGCCTTACCGGCGGCAAGGGAGTTAAGGTCGTCGGCTACCAGCTAGAGGACAACGACGAGGCCAAGGTCTACGCTGAGGAGCTTATCAGAAAGGACGGCAAAGTCCTCATCGAGGAGAGGACCGATGGAGTGGAGTTCACCTTCCAGGTCTTCACGGACGAGAAGAGGGTTCTTCCAATGCCCCTTGCCCAGGATTATCCGCACGCCTACGAGAACGACGAAGGTCCCATAACCGGAGGAATGGGGAGCTACTCCTGTGCGAATCATCTGCTCCCCTTTGTAACAAAGGAAGACTATGAGAAGGCTTTGGAGACGCTCAGGGCGACGGTTAAGGCGATGAGAAAAGAGGGAATCCCCTACAAAGGCATTCTCTACGGCCAGTTCATGCTGGGCAAGGATGGTCCTGTTATAATCGAGTACAACGCCCGCTTCGGAGATCCTGAGGCGATGAACGTCCTCCCGCTTCTGGAGACAAGCCTCCTTGAAATAGCGGAGGGAATCGTCGACGGGAGCTTAAAGAAAGCCGAGTTCGAGAGGAAGGCCACCGTCGTGAAGTACCTCGCGCCCGAGGGATACCCAACGCACCCGGTTAAGGGTGTCAGGATAGAACTCAATGAGAAGGCCATAGTCGAGACGGGAGCGAAGCTCTACTACGCCTCAATTGACGAGAACCTCACTTTACTCGGCTCACGTGCCTTGGCGGTGGTTGGTGTAGCAGATACGCTTGAGGAAGCCGAGAGGATAGCCTCGGAAGGAATCTCCCACGTTAAGGGTGAGCTGTTCTGCAGGAAGGACGTTGGAACGAGAGAGAGCATCGAGAAGAGGATCAGGCTGATGAGGGAGTTCGGTAAAGATTTCGAGCCTTTGGCCTGCTGAGGTGGTCGGGATGATAAGCCGCGAGGAGATTTTGGGAGTTCTTGAGAAGTACGAGCCGGAGAAGATAACGGTGGGTGTAATCGGCAGTCACTCAGCACTTGATATAGTGGACGGGGCCAAGGAAGAGGGCCTGCCAACGCTTGTCATTGCCCAGAGGGGCAGGCACAGGACTTACACGGAATACTTCAAGCTGAGGAAGACGAGAGACGGTTTAACCAAGGGGTTCATCGATGAGGTTATAGTTCTCGAAAAGTTCGCCCAGGTGATTGATGTCCAGGATG
This region includes:
- the purT gene encoding phosphoribosylglycinamide formyltransferase 2, whose amino-acid sequence is MVKLRDELGTAMTDSAQKILLLGSGELGKEIAIEAQRLGVEVIAVDRYANAPAMQVAHRSYVGNMKDKDFLWSVVEREKPDAIIPEIEAINLDALFEIENEGYFVVPNAKATWIAMHRERTRETLAKEAKVPTSCYAYATTLDELYEACEKIGYPCHTKAIMSSSGKGSYFVKGPEDVPKAWEEAKKKARGSSDKIIVEEHIDFDVEITELAVRHFDENGEIVTTFPKPVGHYQIDGDYHASWQPAEISEKAEREVYRIAKRITDVLGGLGLFGVEMFVKGDKVWANEVSPRPHDTGMVTLASHPSGFSEFGLHLRAVLGLPIPGEWVDGYRLFPMLTPAATHVIKANVSGFSPRFRGLTKALSVPNTTIRLFGKPGAYPGRRLGIALAWGRDVQEAKKRAERVAHMVELRTRSADWHSQDYERRKHLL
- the purE gene encoding 5-(carboxyamino)imidazole ribonucleotide mutase, whose amino-acid sequence is MKVLVVMGSRSDLHIAEKVTAVLEEFGVEYDLEVASAHRNPKKVEELAKKDYDVFIAIAGLSAALPGVIAAHTVKPVIGVPVSAKLGGLDALLSIAQLPPGVPVATVGIDNGKNAALLAIEILALKDEDLRRKLKEYREKMRA
- the purD gene encoding phosphoribosylamine--glycine ligase, producing the protein MKVLLVGGGGRENAIGEALVMAGAELYVVSKHVNPGLKRLAKEYSLAKETDVPKVLEYAERWGVELAFIGPEAPLEAGIVDVLEENGIPTVGPSKEAAKLETNKAFARALMEKHKIPGRKLFRVFEDVAEMKSWIDDFGRPVVVKPLGLTGGKGVKVVGYQLEDNDEAKVYAEELIRKDGKVLIEERTDGVEFTFQVFTDEKRVLPMPLAQDYPHAYENDEGPITGGMGSYSCANHLLPFVTKEDYEKALETLRATVKAMRKEGIPYKGILYGQFMLGKDGPVIIEYNARFGDPEAMNVLPLLETSLLEIAEGIVDGSLKKAEFERKATVVKYLAPEGYPTHPVKGVRIELNEKAIVETGAKLYYASIDENLTLLGSRALAVVGVADTLEEAERIASEGISHVKGELFCRKDVGTRESIEKRIRLMREFGKDFEPLAC